One stretch of Cryptomeria japonica unplaced genomic scaffold, Sugi_1.0 HiC_scaffold_316, whole genome shotgun sequence DNA includes these proteins:
- the LOC131079065 gene encoding disease resistance protein RUN1, protein MLASPGLIIPLFYEMEPTHVRYPQGSSSPYEKSFEKYYSQLDRYSREEIDGWKHALEQICCRSGWSLDMTGSFEAQLVKKVVNDIIKTLDRVPLQVAKYPVGLETVKKDLIQKLHLGSAQTAVRFGIWGIGGIGKTTVAKAAYNEACNDFDAASFVFNVRSTSLTKLQGQILKDLVNYEEELQSVEKGKYLLADRLRGIRALVILDDVDDRVQLDALAGHWLSPGSCLIITSRDRHILNTAHISSVCIHQMSGLEESEGLQLLSWHAFLRPSPIPGYEVLSKRIVQACKGHPLSLEIIGAFLYDKQNDTDIDSWNEILDNFTVNKDIFKTLKISFKGLSAEEREIFLDIACLFIGERTTNPILFWKSMYKNVRIAITNLSMKLLIRIDEKDVFDMHDLVQDMGQMVAEEEQTRQWQAAQSSSSSKNVSNISGLRLYKGDLRSLKMLGTPSLHYLHLEQVHIEDSIDNLPPSLRWLKVDSCSFPKTMHSSILFEEVILAMKNKFTSVVDSLPQLRIMDLTGCRSLQNLPDSIGHLSHLQSLNLSECQKLDCLPNTISNLSQLLYLNLSYCENLLYLPDNIGNLSQLQYLNLTCCRILIELPDSIGKLSQLKELSLSWSEKLESLPKSISNLSKLEMLDMLRCHTAWKSIPYSILILPELCLLGLPTRVMEWRWCKPSLTENQDQTEEWTTPKFREPMTEFRATLAPECRK, encoded by the coding sequence CTTCGAAGCTCAGCTAGTGAAGAAGGTCGTGAACGACATAATAAAGACACTTGACAGGGTGCCGTTACAAGTTGCCAAATACCCAGTGGGATTAGAAACGGTGAAAAAAGATCTCATTCAGAAATTGCATCTCGGTTCAGCCCAAACAGCGGTTAGATTTGGAATATGGGGTATAGGCGGTATTGGTAAGACCACAGTTGCAAAGGCCGCGTACAATGAAGCTTGTAATGATTTCGATGCTGCTTCGTTTGTATTTAATGTCCGCTCCACTAGCCTTACAAAATTGCAGGGGCAAATTCTCAAAGATTTGGTCAACTATGAAGAAGAACTGCAGAGTGTGGAAAAGGGCAAATATTTGTTGGCAGATCGTTTGCGAGGAATCCGTGCCCTTGTCATTTTGGATGATGTGGATGACCGAGTGCAATTGGACGCCTTAGCTGGGCATTGGTTGTCTCCTGGCAGCTGCTTAATCATAACTTCTCGAGATCGACACATTCTCAATACAGCTCACATCTCATCCGTATGCATTCACCAGATGAGCGGATTGGAAGAAAGTGAAGGTCTCCAATTGCTTAGCTGGCACGCCTTCCTCAGACCGTCCCCAATTCCTGGTTATGAAGTGCTCTCGAAAAGAATAGTGCAGGCTTGCAAGGGGCACCCTCTTTCTCTGGAAATCATTGGAGCTTTCTTGTATGATAAGCAGAACGACACAGATATTGACTCTTGGAATGAAATTCTTGACAACTTTACAGTGAACAAAGACATATTTAAAACACTCAAAATCAGTTTTAAAGGTCTTAGTGCTGAGGAAAGAGAAATATTTTTGGACATTGCTTGCCTTTTTATTGGGGAACGCACAACTAATCCCATTCTTTTCTGGAAATCCATGTACAAGAATGTGCGCATTGCTATCACCAATCTTTCAATGAAGCTGCTGATAAGGATAGACGAGAAAGATGTATTTGATATGCATGATCTTGTGCAAGATATGGGGCAAATGGTTGCTGAAGAAGAGCAAACCCGGCAATGGCAGGCTGCGCAGTCAAGCAGTTCATCCAAAAATGTAAGCAATATCTCTGGCCTTCGTCTCTATAAAGGTGATTTACGGAGTCTTAAAATGTTGGGCACACCTAGTCTTCACTATCTTCATTTGGAGCAAGTGCACATAGAAGATAGCATAGACAATCTTCCTCCAAGTTTGAGATGGCTAAAGGTGGATTCTTGTTCCTTTCCGAAGACAATGCACAGCTCGATTTTGTTCGAGGAAGTAATTTTAGCAATGAAGAATAAATTTACCTCTGTTGTGGACAGCTTACCGCAATTGAGGATCATGGACTTGACTGGCTGCAGATCCTTACAAAACCTCCCTGACAGCATTGGTCATTTGTCACATTTGCAGTCCTTGAATTTGTCTGAATGTCAGAAGTTGGATTGTCTTCCTAACACCATTTCCAACCTCTCACAACTGCTATACTTGAATTTGAGTTACTGTGAAAACTTACTATACCTTCCTGACAACATTGGAAACTTGTCACAGCTACAGTACTTGAACTTAACTTGTTGTAGAATCTTAATTGAACTTCCTGACAGCATTGGCAAGCTATCACAGCTGAAGGAATTAAGTCTGAGCTGGAGCGAAAAATTGGAGAGCCTTCCAAAAAGCATTAGCAATTTGTCAAAGCTGGAAATGTTGGATATGCTGAGGTGTCATACCGCATGGAAGTCAATTCCTTATTCCATTTTGATCCTGCCAGAACTATGCCTCTTAGGATTACCTACCCGGGTGATGGAGTGGCGATGGTGTAAACCAAGTCTAACAGAGAATCAAGATCAAACAGAGGAGTGGACTACTCCAAAGTTTAGAGAACCCATGACAGAATTTAGGGCAACCTTAGCTCCGGAATGCCGTAAGTAA